Proteins from a single region of Candidatus Methylacidiphilales bacterium:
- a CDS encoding response regulator translates to MKTQIKILHLEDSLMDAELITAKLRAGGLKFESIRVENRDNFLAALKKGGFDLILADRTTPTFDGISALQAARTYTPDVPFIFVSGTLEEEVAIESLKNGATDYVLKHRLSRLVPAISRALDEVIIRKKQKQLEQQLIQAQKMEGLGTLAGGIAHDFNNILTVIQFHATLLAQKGHSEAELAEVSAIIKTATERGASLVKQLMAFARKSEAVQSQVDVNTFVEDLLKMLRRTFPRNIAFEKKLAHGLPSLVSDQGQLHQALLNLCVNARDAMPNGGKLSITTGKISGKSLAARYPQAKREEYIFIEVEDNGSGMDKDTQKRIFDPFFTTKGIDKGTGLGLAVVYGIVQSHNGFIEVDSQPGRGTRFELYFPWAAKTAQVADDTEAGKPPMPGGNETILLVEDEPLLLDLVKQLLQARGYKVISAQDGVEAVETFSRHSQEIDMVLSDMGLPRQDGLRAFLDIKKIKPDVKAALCSGSLEPRIKSQMLMAGVKDFILKPFEPHQILKKVRDILDADKTGA, encoded by the coding sequence ATGAAAACGCAAATCAAGATTTTGCATTTGGAAGACAGCCTCATGGATGCGGAATTGATCACCGCAAAACTGCGGGCGGGAGGCCTGAAATTTGAATCCATACGGGTCGAGAACCGTGACAACTTCCTGGCTGCCCTGAAGAAAGGCGGATTCGATTTGATTTTGGCGGATCGTACCACGCCGACATTCGACGGTATTTCCGCCCTTCAAGCGGCCCGGACGTACACGCCCGATGTGCCGTTTATTTTTGTTTCGGGCACCCTCGAAGAAGAAGTGGCGATTGAGTCGTTGAAAAATGGGGCGACAGATTATGTTCTCAAGCACCGGTTGTCCCGCCTCGTGCCGGCCATCAGCCGTGCATTGGACGAAGTCATCATCAGGAAAAAGCAAAAGCAACTCGAACAGCAGTTGATCCAGGCGCAGAAAATGGAGGGATTGGGCACCCTGGCCGGTGGAATCGCGCACGATTTCAACAATATCCTGACCGTCATCCAGTTTCACGCGACACTGTTGGCCCAGAAAGGCCACAGCGAGGCGGAGCTTGCTGAGGTGTCGGCCATTATCAAGACCGCAACCGAGCGCGGCGCCAGCCTTGTCAAACAATTGATGGCTTTTGCAAGAAAATCCGAGGCCGTTCAATCGCAAGTCGATGTGAACACGTTTGTGGAGGACCTGCTCAAAATGCTGCGCCGGACCTTTCCCCGAAACATTGCCTTTGAAAAAAAACTGGCGCACGGCCTTCCCTCGCTTGTGTCAGACCAGGGCCAATTGCATCAGGCGTTGCTGAACCTCTGCGTGAATGCGCGGGACGCCATGCCGAACGGAGGAAAGCTGTCGATCACAACGGGAAAAATTTCAGGAAAGTCGCTTGCGGCTCGTTATCCTCAGGCCAAGCGTGAGGAATATATCTTCATTGAAGTCGAGGACAATGGAAGCGGCATGGATAAGGACACGCAAAAGCGTATTTTCGACCCCTTTTTTACAACCAAGGGAATCGACAAGGGAACGGGCCTTGGCCTGGCGGTTGTGTATGGCATTGTTCAAAGCCATAACGGGTTCATTGAGGTGGACAGCCAGCCCGGCCGCGGCACGCGGTTTGAACTTTATTTTCCATGGGCGGCGAAAACAGCGCAGGTGGCCGATGACACTGAAGCTGGGAAGCCGCCAATGCCCGGTGGCAACGAGACAATCCTGTTGGTTGAGGATGAGCCCTTGCTGCTGGATTTGGTAAAACAATTGCTCCAGGCACGGGGATACAAAGTGATTTCGGCACAGGATGGTGTGGAAGCCGTTGAAACTTTTTCCCGGCACAGTCAGGAAATCGACATGGTCCTGTCCGATATGGGTTTGCCCAGGCAGGACGGCTTGCGGGCGTTTCTCGACATAAAGAAAATAAAACCGGATGTGAAGGCGGCGCTATGCAGCGGATCTTTGGAGCCCCGCATCAAGTCCCAGATGCTGATGGCCGGGGTGAAGGATTTTATTTTAAAACCGTTTGAACCGCACCAGATCCTGAAAAAAGTCCGGGATATTTTGGATGCGGATAAAACCGGAGCTTAA
- a CDS encoding septum formation initiator family protein, with translation MAVRSKFFDPRSVKTTARAQQAHLWQKLLPWVYFLLIVGLGVLTFAIFEPVIRRSQNEQDRKINLQKQIEEQQQLSIKIQEELWALKDDPYYIERMARDILNYGREGEVIFKFPPYEPNSSHPQDPSAKP, from the coding sequence ATGGCGGTCAGATCTAAGTTTTTCGATCCGCGCAGTGTTAAAACCACTGCGCGAGCCCAACAGGCGCACCTGTGGCAGAAACTGCTGCCTTGGGTTTATTTCCTTCTCATTGTTGGCCTGGGCGTGCTGACTTTTGCCATCTTTGAGCCTGTCATCCGGCGCAGCCAAAACGAACAAGACCGCAAGATCAACCTGCAAAAGCAGATTGAGGAACAGCAACAGCTCAGCATCAAGATTCAGGAGGAATTGTGGGCGTTGAAGGACGATCCCTATTATATCGAACGCATGGCGCGCGATATCTTGAATTACGGGCGTGAGGGCGAGGTCATTTTCAAATTCCCGCCTTATGAACCCAATAGCAGCCACCCGCAGGACCCATCGGCAAAACCCTGA
- the eno gene encoding phosphopyruvate hydratase, with translation MSSTKIVAIKAREILDSRGNPTLEAEVHLAGGAIGSAMVPSGASTGVNEAVELRDGDKSRYLGKGVLKAVANVDKKIGPALIGHDALDQIGIDKAMIALDGTPTKKKLGANAILGVSLANAKAAAAALGQPLYKYLGGPNAKVLPVPMANIMNGGAHSDAPIDFQEFMIVPKGAPNFREAIRYGVEVFHALKGILHDRHLGTAVGDEGGFAPKLSSTEDALEVIALAVKKAGYVLGKDIFIALDVASSEFYNASTKKYVFKKSDKSQRTAEELVAFYKDLQKKYPIISIEDGTAEEDWDGWKKLTVGLGANTQLVGDDLFVTNVSFLKKGIDLGVANSILVKVNQIGSLTETFDAIEMAKCAKYTAVISHRSGETEDTTISDIAVATNAGQIKTGSFSRSDRLAKYNRLIKIEEELGDNAVYGGQI, from the coding sequence ATGAGCTCGACTAAAATTGTTGCAATCAAGGCAAGAGAAATACTGGACTCCCGCGGCAACCCCACACTGGAAGCGGAAGTGCATCTGGCAGGCGGCGCCATCGGCAGCGCCATGGTCCCTTCCGGCGCCAGCACCGGCGTCAACGAAGCCGTCGAATTACGCGATGGCGACAAGTCCCGCTACCTCGGCAAAGGCGTGTTGAAAGCCGTTGCGAATGTGGATAAAAAAATCGGCCCCGCTCTCATCGGCCACGACGCCCTTGACCAGATCGGCATCGACAAAGCCATGATCGCGCTCGACGGCACCCCGACCAAAAAGAAATTGGGCGCCAACGCAATTCTCGGAGTTTCCCTGGCCAATGCCAAAGCCGCCGCCGCCGCCCTCGGACAACCGCTCTACAAATACCTCGGCGGGCCCAATGCGAAAGTCCTTCCCGTTCCCATGGCCAACATCATGAACGGCGGCGCGCACTCCGACGCCCCCATCGATTTCCAGGAATTCATGATCGTCCCCAAAGGCGCCCCGAATTTCCGCGAAGCCATCCGCTATGGCGTGGAGGTCTTTCATGCCCTCAAAGGGATTCTGCATGACCGCCACCTCGGCACCGCCGTCGGCGACGAAGGCGGCTTCGCGCCCAAGCTAAGCTCGACCGAGGATGCCCTGGAAGTCATCGCACTCGCGGTGAAAAAAGCGGGATATGTCCTGGGCAAGGACATCTTTATAGCCCTGGACGTGGCCAGCAGCGAATTCTACAACGCCTCGACAAAAAAATATGTCTTCAAAAAATCCGACAAGAGCCAGCGTACCGCCGAGGAACTTGTTGCATTCTACAAAGATCTCCAGAAAAAATACCCGATCATCTCAATCGAAGACGGCACCGCCGAGGAAGATTGGGACGGTTGGAAGAAACTGACCGTCGGTTTGGGCGCCAATACCCAACTTGTGGGCGACGATCTGTTCGTCACCAATGTTTCCTTCCTCAAGAAGGGCATCGATCTGGGCGTGGCCAACTCGATCCTGGTCAAAGTCAACCAGATTGGTTCGCTCACCGAAACCTTTGACGCGATTGAAATGGCCAAGTGCGCGAAATATACCGCAGTCATCAGCCATCGCAGCGGCGAAACCGAGGACACGACCATTTCCGATATTGCCGTGGCGACCAATGCGGGCCAAATTAAAACCGGCTCGTTCTCCCGCTCCGATCGTCTTGCCAAGTATAACCGCTTGATCAAGATCGAGGAAGAGCTGGGTGATAACGCCGTCTATGGCGGTCAGATCTAA
- a CDS encoding malate dehydrogenase, producing the protein MKKPIRVAVTGAAGQIGYSLLFRIASGAMFGPEQPLILQLIEAPIEKALKALEGVAMELEDCAFPLLKGIVQTGDARVGFKDANWCLLIGAKPRGPGMERADLLKDNGKIFIEQGKIIDEVAADDARVAVVGNPANTNCMIAASQAKRLPAERFTAMVRLDQNRAQTQLAKKAGVDLTAVKDIFIYGNHSPTMFPAFNHATINGKPVVEVIEDKEWLKGAFCETVGKRGAAIIAARGASSAASAANALVDHVHDLVTPGAIHSVAVKSNGAYGFDPNVWAGMPVRTTTPGSYEAIINYEFCCDFPKGKLAATNKELVEERSFVASMIGA; encoded by the coding sequence ATGAAAAAGCCCATTCGTGTTGCTGTTACCGGCGCTGCCGGACAGATCGGTTACTCCCTCCTCTTCCGCATTGCCTCAGGCGCCATGTTCGGCCCCGAGCAACCGCTCATCCTCCAATTGATTGAAGCCCCAATTGAAAAGGCCCTCAAGGCCCTCGAAGGCGTCGCCATGGAACTCGAAGATTGCGCGTTCCCGCTGCTCAAAGGCATTGTGCAAACCGGTGATGCGCGCGTTGGCTTCAAGGACGCCAATTGGTGCCTGCTCATCGGTGCCAAACCCCGCGGGCCCGGCATGGAACGCGCCGACCTGCTCAAGGACAACGGAAAAATTTTCATCGAACAAGGAAAAATCATCGACGAAGTCGCGGCTGACGACGCCCGCGTTGCCGTGGTCGGAAACCCTGCCAACACCAACTGCATGATCGCCGCCAGCCAGGCCAAACGCCTGCCTGCCGAACGTTTCACCGCGATGGTTCGCCTCGACCAAAACCGCGCACAGACCCAGCTCGCCAAAAAAGCCGGCGTGGATCTGACCGCCGTGAAAGACATCTTTATCTACGGCAACCACAGTCCGACCATGTTCCCCGCCTTCAACCACGCCACCATCAACGGCAAACCTGTTGTTGAAGTCATCGAAGACAAGGAATGGCTCAAAGGAGCGTTTTGCGAAACCGTCGGCAAGCGCGGCGCGGCGATCATTGCCGCCCGAGGCGCATCTTCGGCCGCATCGGCCGCCAATGCTCTCGTGGACCATGTGCATGATCTCGTCACGCCTGGCGCAATCCATTCTGTGGCTGTCAAATCAAACGGCGCCTATGGATTCGATCCCAATGTCTGGGCCGGCATGCCCGTCCGCACGACAACCCCCGGCAGTTATGAGGCCATCATCAACTACGAATTCTGCTGTGATTTCCCCAAGGGCAAGCTGGCGGCAACCAACAAGGAACTTGTTGAAGAACGTTCCTTTGTCGCCTCCATGATCGGCGCCTGA